The genomic region ACATTTATTTTATACCAACCACACCTAGGGGGAGACCAGTAAGACTTAGGAGGAATTGAAGGCTTACTTGGGCTGTGATTTTTCTGCTTAAACTCCTTTACATATTCTGATACTTCTTTTGTAATTATGCCTGCATCCTTACGCAAACCTCCATGCTTAAGTGCATTTCTGAGGTTCCAAAGGCTCCAAGCCATGGCTGCAAAAGTATCCCAATCAATGACTAGTTTCCTCTCTTTAATTTCCCATAATATGTCTAGGAACTCTTGAGGCTGGTTGGGTATTGCTGGCAGCTTGAGCCTTGAATTACCCCAGACCTCCTCAGCAAACTTGCACCCCCACAATACATGCCCTGCTGATTCACCCATCCCACAAAGCCCACAGCCAACCTCAATGTTAATTCCTTTCGCTTTTAGACATTGCTTTGTTGGGAGGATGTCCCTACACGATCTCCACATGAATTGCTTGATTTTGTTGGGGCATTCTAACTTCCAAATTAAGTTCCAAAGGGATCTCATCTTATGGTTTTCCGACACACCCCCAGCATCCACTTTGAGACACCTCTCCTTCAAGCATTTTTGGGCAACCTTGTTTGTACTCTTCACCGAGAACCTCCCATTAGTTGTCCAAGCCCAAATTAAGGAGTCATTCAGCCAGCGAGGACTGATGGAAATCCCTAGAATAGTTTCAGCTTCATGGGGGAGGAAGGACCTTCTTACTTTGCTCACATTACATGACCTCTTCTCCCTATCCAGCAACCAGGCAACTTTGCTTGACTCAAGAGGGATCTTCGGGCTGACGACCTTGAAGGAATCCGGGCTGGGCAACCACTTATCCTCCcagatatcaattttttcacCATTTCCCACAACCCACCTAGACCCCAAAACCACAACATCCTTGGCTACAAGAATGCTACGCCAAGCATATGAGGGCCTCCTTCCTAGCACAACCTCCTTGAAAGGTCTATCCGCAAAGTATCTTGCTTTGAATACCCTGTGCAGCAAAGAATGAGGATGTTGTTGGATTCTCCATCCTTGTTTTGCTAGGAGAGCAAGATTGAAAGCTCTCAAGTCTCTAAAGCCCATGCCCCCCTCTTCTTTTGGAACACTAAGCTTCTCCCATGCTATCCATGGCATTTTTCTCTCCTTATCTTTCTGCCCCCACCAAAATCTGCTCAACATTGCATTTAATTCCTTACAAAGCGAATCCGGCAACTTGAAGTAACTCATCGTGTACGTGGGAGTGGCTTGAGCCACGGCTTTGATTAAGATCTCCCTACCAGCACTTGAGAGTAATTTCCCCTTCCACCCCGCAATCTTCTTGCCCACTTGGTCCTTAATGCGATTAAAAGCTTTCCTTTTCCCCTTCCCCACTAGAGGGGGCAAGCCAAGGTACCTCTCATGATGTTGGATGATTTGAGTCCCAAAGATCAACTTTATTTGTTCTTGAACCTCTCTCTTTGTGTTCTTGCTGAAAATAAAGAagttttatccttatttaattGTTGCCCCGACTCTGCCTCATAATCCTCCAAAACTTTAAGGATTCTTCTACCCTCCTCCATCGATGCTCTATAAAAAAACAATGCTATCATTGGCGAAGAAAAGGTGAGAAATTTGGGGCGCCCCACGACAAACAGAGATTCCCCGAatatttcctttctcttcctCCTTTCTTAGCATTGCAGACAATCCCTCAGCACACAACAAGAACAAATAAGGGGATATTGGATCTCCTTGCCTAAGCCCCCTTGATGGAACAATGTTTCCTTTGGCTTCCCCATTCATTAACACTGAGTAGGAAACTGTGCTATTACACATCATCACCAAAGAAATCAATCTCTCATTAAACCCCAATCTTCGCATAATCACCTCCAGGTATCGCCATTCCACCCTATCATATGCTTTACTCATGTCGAGCTTTAAAGCCATCAGAGCCTCCTTGCCTTTCCTTCTCCTGTTAATGCAGTGCATTGTTTCAAAAGCCACAAGTACATTATTTGTAATTTGCCTCCCTGGAAAAAAAGCACTTTAAGATTCATTAATAACATCGGCGAGAATTCTCTTTAGCCGATTTGCAAGCACCTTGGAAATTATCTTATAGCTTACATTACACAAACTAATAAGGCgaaatttagtaattttttgtgGAGACTTAACTTTTGGAATAAGACAAATATAAGTTTCATTCAAGCCAGGAGGCATCACCTCAGTATTAAGAGTATTCAACACACAATTGATGACATTTGTTCCAACGACATCCCAATATGTTTGATAAAAAATTGGGGACATACCATCTGGGCCTGGAGACTTATTTGGGTGCATTTGTTGAAGCACATTCCATACCTCTTCCGCTCTGAAGTTAGCTGTTAGTATTGAATTCATGGCTGGGGTCACTTTGGGATGAATAGCACTTAGGCTTGCTTCAAAGTTTGCTGGCTCGTTTGATTTGAAAATGGAACCAAAATACTCCAAAACGATGCCCTCAATGTTCCTTGGGTCTTCCTGCCATCTTCCACCCGAATCTAACAACCCTATAATACTGTTTCTTTTACGCCTTTGGCTCGCCGTGGCATGaaagaattttgtattttggtCTCCCCATTTCATCCACATAGCTCTAGACCTCTGGTTCCACATTATTTCCTCCCTGGTCAGAACTTTATTTATCTCCAATTTCAGTTGCTGAACTTCTTCTGCCTTTTCATGGAGGCTGTTCATAGACTCAAGCCGGTGAAGCagttctctcttttgttttattatttggtTCACATTGCCAAACTCTCTCCAGTTCCAACTCTTTAGCATTTCCTTGCAATATTTCAACCTATCCATAAGTTGAACACTATCCGAATTCCCACCAGCTTCCCAAGCCTCTTCCACCACCTCACGATATCTGGTATCTCTGATCCACATAGCTTCAAACATAAATCTCTTCTTTTGTGGCCGCCTATTCTGTTTCCTTTTCAGACTTAGTTTAATGAGGCAGTGGTCCGATATTGACATTGAAGAGTGGAATACTCTGGCATCCGGGAATCTCAGCATCCAATCTTCATTAGCTACAACCCTATCAAGTCTAAGCTTAGTTCTTTCTCCCCCAAAACGTCCGTTGCACCATGTGTATTTTTGCCCAGTAAATCCGAGATCAACTAGTCCGCACCTGTTCAAACACTCCCTGAACGCCACCATTTGTTTTGCCTCACATTCAGCGCCACCCaatttctcatcaaaaaaaattatttcattaaagTCGCCCATAACTACCCAAGGCATATTGCATTGAGAATGTAGTGAATCAAGTAATTGCCATGGAATATACCTTTTGTTGGTGTCCAGGTGTCCATAGAAGCCTGTGGCTCGCCGTGGCTCAGAGGACAGAGATTCGCGTACAACCACATCGATGTGCGAATTCGAACAACTCTTAAAATCAATCCTGGTACCTTCCTTCCACAATAACGCCAAACCGCCACTTCTTCCATCACTAGGAACAATAATCCCCTGAGAGTACTCAAGCTTTCGTTGGACTCTTTTATCCGATTTACGCCGGCctttgtttttgctaaaaagACCAACGTTGGGTCAGTAGCCTTCACCTCATCGGTGAGAATCCGAACCGCCAGGTTTGACCCTAAACCCCGGCAGTTCCAAGCTAAGAGAGTCATTGAGCTCGGCGGTGCTGCCTCGCAGCCACCGCCTCACCGCCATCCATATTGTTTGCATGTTCTGTCTCAACCTGCTGTTTGTCTTTCCCCCTTATATGTTTCAGCTCCTTTGCATTTGGATCTAATTCTGTCAATGGTGTTGGGCCCTCCCTTTTGCGTTTTGCTGGGCTTGTATTTTTTGTGGTATCTGACTTAGTTTCCCTTGCTAGCCTCTTCCAATGCTTTGAAGCTGGGCCCACTTTTTCTGCAACCCAGCCCAAATTTTGGTCAAATCTCATCGCCATTGGGCCTATTTCGGGCCTGGGCATCTCCTTCTCCATTCCGGGTTGGGTGGGACTTTTGTTTGGCGCCAACTTAAATTTGAATAGTGGCTCTGTCTTGTCCTCATCTGACTTATCCCACTGCATAGCCATCTCCGTGTCAGATTGGACTGTTGGACACCTTAGGCCCTCATCACCTAAACTAGCTTCCTTTCCCCCCACTTTCTCAGGTCTCACATTGACCTTTCTTGATTCATGCAAggcactcccccccccccctcacaCCGACTGTCAGGCTTTGGGAACTCCTCCCCCGGTGCCTTGAGTTTCACGCCTGATTGTGACATCACCTGCTCTCCGCCCTTCCCCTGTTTTGTGCCAATCACCTTTCTGGCCTCTCAAATCATCACTGCTTCCAGCTCGGTATGGTTTCGCCGGTTTGCCTGACCTCTCCCCTGACTTGCTTTTACCGTATCTCCTTCAAATCTCTGCCACGGATCTCCCCTCAGCCATGCCCCATACTGCAAGCTCCCTTCCTCCACAACTCCATTTACCAAAGGCCCTTCCGGACATTCTTTAATGGCATGTTCAAGCAATCCACACCTGTAACAAAAATTTGGTAACCTTTCATACTTAAAGTTTATCCACCTACTCTCTCCCCCTTCAATGTTTATTTTCTTCCCCCGGATAAGCTTTTTTGTGACATCAATACTCACACGAACCCTCAGGCATCTCCCCCATTGAACACCTGAGTCCGAGACATCTACTTCCAGCACCTCACCAAGCTTCGACCCTATTGCCCATCCCGTATCCTTTGTTCTGCTCTTGAGAGGAAGATTGAAAATCTGAACCCAGAAAGGAGATTGCTTCATTTCAATGTCTTTTGGAACGAGATCCCCCTCAAACTCCTTCATGACAatcaattgtttttcaaaactcCATGGGGACATCTCGAGGACCTTTTGTTTGTCCTTCCCATCCCCAAACTCCGCCAGGAAAAGATCTTCCCCTATATCCGAGACTTGGAGTCCTCTATTAGGCTTCCAAAGCATTCTCAAGTTTTTCCTCAATGTGTCAAGATTTATGCTCCTCCTGGTCAGTATCTTCATGAGAATGCAATTTTTTCCCACAGCTTTCACAGCCTTTGTACAACTGCTTCCTAGTTCTATGCCTTCGTCTTCCTCTTCTGTAAATGTTAGTTTACTCCACATCTCCAGTTCTTCAGCCATTTGATTTCCTTCTCACGCACTACAGCGAGTAACACTCCACCAAGACTACAAGACAGCCTCACTACCAAGAACCTGACCTCACGCGTGGAGATCACTAAAACTCCTGTAAGAATACAGGACAACCACTGCTACCACATGCCCAGGACATGAGAGCACCCCCGTTGTacactttattttcttttccgtTTAAGTTCTCCTGTTGAATGTTAAGTTTGTAGGTCCGGGTCAGTGGAAACCAGCCTGGCGCTGTCTTTGTATggtttttctcttcttaatatatatctatcttttctatccaaaaaataaaaacagaagcTAATGTAGGAAGCACGACACAGAGCCTTGACCATTCCGTTTTCTTTCAGATTTGATTAATGATTTAGTTTTTtatcttctaaaaaattatatatttaattttcaaatttcagcCTAATATGTGTAAATGGAATGTTTTAAAAGCTTGCATAACAATTtggcataaaaataatattatattttagcCGTTAACTTTTATAAGGACAATTTTGACACAATAATAAAAGATTAAAGAATAAAGCAATACGTTTGAAAAGTCTATGACCAAATTAACACAACCTAACCAAATACATAATATACTCTAATCAAAAACTTGCCGTAATATAGGTTAAGGTGGAGAGGAGAATCATATTGAAATGACCTACACAAGAATCTGCAAAATGAGCAACAATAACTGCTGATACGACCGATACACCGTCTTGAAGATTAATAATTGCTGTCACTTTTGCAAGATGTTGCTTGCTCCAAGTAAATGAGAGGTAGTCCTTTAAGAGTTTCATCACTGAAAATTCGACCAAGCTATGGCTGAAAACTAAACCTGGAAAATCATTGAAGAAAtttaatagaaacaaaaatcaattagCTACAATTGCTCTGCAACAAAGTTTTCTTGGTGTTATTGTGTTTGACAAAATAAACTTAATTAAGAGCTAGTCAAAGCTTATCTTCAGAAATTATTACCTGAAATGCATAGGGCAGCCTTTGAGAAGAAAGCGTACTTGTAATACCATTTGCATATAGGGTTGAAAAGTAGTCGGCACCATCTACTAAGAATGTGATTCGAAATATCTTTTATTGTAATCATGGGTGTGACTGAGAACCgatattttttgtttacaaaGAATGTGATGGAGCTCTTACAAAAGCCACTGACACTTAACCGTACTGATCACAGGAAGGAGAAAATAAAATGCTGAAAACTAAGATCATTCGCAGTGGGTTATGCAAAACCATCAAAATACATTATAgattgatgatgccaagaaaatcagtaggctggatgcttcggacttgaaaggactactggttctttctacggcctgaaaaagaaagaaaagcgtatcaaaggcgaccggggctgccggccaaagatcctccgatggtaaagttagttttccctctaagtaatctgagttccaactttccttgagtaaaaactgaacatacctttgccttgtctgaatcagtctttatatagtgccttcatagacggttatcgaaatgggaacctctcctggattcgaggctcaaacgtaactgccataaccgtccaggagttacatttctatttcacaacggatacatgaccgttatgcgtgggataagggattgtcacattatattcggagattctcccaagtgtggtaccctcgtcctgaatttccttcgtcgagtgcacctgctgattccaagtgtaaaatcctagtccatggatcttcatgtggacgagtcctctcaggGTAAGCTGTGCGCACCccacggacgagggatgtagcttcgctatcaccctctggacgtccttgttcgttacccttgtcctgaggataacttctggacggctgccgaggtgatgaccgtccacggacggtttgggtggtttgagtgttttcatcccacatcagttgcccctcgtccaggagttatACGATGTATCAATAGATCTTAAAACGCACCACGTGTCGCACATCCATAGGAGGTTAGTCAACCGGTTTACTCCTCCGAGGCACGCGCCACGTGTCACCTTATAATTAGGTCTGTCGTTGCggttaccgagacttttctgcttataaatagtggtttctctctcatgcccctctcactttttcaaattttccgctttgacactctcgtctgtcgcttcgtctaagaatatcctcagcgtccttagtgtccctcgtctagagccaggtaatctTTCTATACTCACTTTAGTTTTCCTTGTTAAGTGTTAGGACGTTTTCAATGGCCTCCTgctcgtctagcgacagtgtggtcagggccatagacgagtatcacgacGACTCTAGTTATGACACCTCTAGTAACgtcagtagtagtagtggtcacacaactgaggaatatacatctggtgttcctggaatCCCTGTAGAAACTCTTCAAGAGAGTATCAGGACGAGGACAACCTCTGGGGCTGACACCTCGACGAGCTCCCCGTCGTCCTCCCCTTTAGATGAACAGGAAaccgtatatagttgtgctctaGAGGTTCCTTCCAGGACGGACGAGAGAAGGTTAGATTCCCTTAGGACTTGGTTTCAAAttcctgatgatctaaaccctaggctagctgtccgaggtgagtggtgttgccagcctcgttttggaataggtgtttatgaagcctatttgttaggggggcttagactccctttgaatgcctttgctagggaattactAACTAGGttgggcttgggagtgtgtcagcttaaccccaacgcatggagactagttgtctccatgcaagtcttatggatggaggtgtttgacggggaccgtcctattaccgtggacgagttcttgtactgctataaaccctccgagataaatcaatctcgaggcttccatcagttcacagccaggggcaatgactgtagactgattaagtctttgccctcgtctgacagaaactggaagacggagtttttcttcgtctctggtttctgggcggggcatcccgttgagattggtagagattcatttgctccttatactggagacatagggaaccttcgtctaGAAGGTATGTCacgttcttcttttttgtttcttttatattatactttctgtttggacgatggtctgaccttaatttctttcttccctttccagCCGTTGGACGACCCTCTTTGAGCAAGTTCCATCGTGACCGCGTCCACAGGGCCCGTCTACATCCTGAACGAGACTTCCACTCGTTAGTGACCCTTAAGCGTCTACACAAGTGGGGACTCGG from Castanea sativa cultivar Marrone di Chiusa Pesio chromosome 11, ASM4071231v1 harbors:
- the LOC142617033 gene encoding uncharacterized protein LOC142617033, translated to MAEELEMWSKLTFTEEEDEGIELGSSCTKAVKAVGKNCILMKILTRRSINLDTLRKNLRMLWKPNRGLQVSDIGEDLFLAEFGDGKDKQKVLEMSPWSFEKQLIVMKEFEGDLVPKDIEMKQSPFWVQIFNLPLKSRTKDTGWAIGSKLGEVLEVDVSDSGVQWGRCLRVRVSIDVTKKLIRGKKINIEGGESRWINFKYERLPNFCYRCGLLEHAIKECPEGPLVNGVVEEGSLQYGAWLRGDPWQRFEGDTVKASQGRGQANRRNHTELEAVMI
- the LOC142617032 gene encoding uncharacterized protein LOC142617032, producing MAMQWDKSDEDKTEPLFKFKLAPNKSPTQPGMEKEMPRPEIGPMAMRFDQNLGWVAEKVGPASKHWKRLARETKSDTTKNTSPAKRKREGPTPLTELDPNAKELKHIRGKDKQQVETEHANNMDGGEAVAASKNKGRRKSDKRVQRKLEYSQGIIVPSDGRSGGLALLWKEGTRIDFKSCSNSHIDVVVRESLSSEPRRATGFYGHLDTNKRYIPWQLLDSLHSQCNMPWVVMGDFNEIIFFDEKLGGAECEAKQMVAFRECLNRCGLVDLGFTGQKYTWCNGRFGGERTKLRLDRVVANEDWMLRFPDARVFHSSMSISDHCLIKLSLKRKQNRRPQKKRFMFEAMWIRDTRYREVVEEAWEAGGNSDSVQLMDRLKYCKEMLKSWNWREFGNVNQIIKQKRELLHRLESMNSLHEKAEEVQQLKLEINKVLTREEIMWNQRSRAMWMKWGDQNTKFFHATASQRRKRNSIIGLLDSGGRWQEDPRNIEGIVLEYFGSIFKSNEPANFEASLSAIHPKVTPAMNSILTANFRAEEVWNVLQQMHPNKSPGPDGRQITNNVLVAFETMHCINRRRKGKEALMALKLDMSKAYDRVEWRYLEVIMRRLGFNERLISLVMMCNSTVSYSVLMNGEAKGNIVPSRGLRQGDPISPYLFLLCAEGLSAMLRKEEEKGNIRGISNTKREVQEQIKLIFGTQIIQHHERYLGLPPLVGKGKRKAFNRIKDQVGKKIAGWKGKLLSSAGREILIKAVAQATPTYTMSYFKLPDSLCKELNAMLSRFWWGQKDKERKMPWIAWEKLSVPKEEGGMGFRDLRAFNLALLAKQGWRIQQHPHSLLHRVFKARYFADRPFKEVVLGRRPSYAWRSILVAKDVVVLGSRWVVGNGEKIDIWEDKWLPSPDSFKVVSPKIPLESSKVAWLLDREKRSCNVSKVRRSFLPHEAETILGISISPRWLNDSLIWAWTTNGRFSVKSTNKVAQKCLKERCLKVDAGGVSENHKMRSLWNLIWKLECPNKIKQFMWRSCRDILPTKQCLKAKGINIEVGCGLCGMGESAGHVLWGCKFAEEVWGNSRLKLPAIPNQPQEFLDILWEIKERKLVIDWDTFAAMAWSLWNLRNALKHGGLRKDAGIITKEVSEYVKEFKQKNHSPIQKLRGGGGHKNEGGLMMGAMSKRVELPLKALETEARAMQEGVQLAWELGLRESIIEGDAQVVIKALLNPESCPWSIQKIIEGCLQSLSCFKASTTSHVSRKGNVAAHVMARMAKSIMDCKIWVEDTPPIIVDQVLKDVTNLYHVLV